AATTAAGATCTTGCATAGAGACAtgcagtgcatgcatgcttcgATCCGGGTAGGCTGCAGCCGCATGCAGATCCCCTAAAAACACTCAAGATTCTGAGGAAAATTAGACGTTCATGTTCAAAGATGTCGGCTACTTATATTTTGCGAGGCGTGCTTCTTCCCGATCTGGAGGAGGTGCCCTTCGAGATGGGCAAGAACCTGGGGACCATGCATCCCGGTATTCTGCGGCTTCTTGATGTGCCCAGGGCATCGAGATGGCGCACTTGCACCCTACCATCATTGTTCCCCTCAATTGAATTCGAATTTAAAATTGCGGTTTTGCACGACTGAGAAACAACTGTTTCTTAGGCGATGATCACacccttttgattcaatcattaaGATTCGTGTAAAATTAATGTAAGTTCAATGGATTAGAAAATTTCCATTGGATGGCTACAATTGCcgactgagaaataattatttcttagacgactgagaaatagacactacCTTAAAATTGTTCCAAAACTTTGACCTGAAGATCAAAACTTAAGGATTGAGAGCATCACACAAAATGTGTCCGATTTTGTAAAAACATGAAGGTAAttatttaaaatatttaataaatatttttgtcAGAACTGGAAATTATTGCAAATACCCACCACCCCAAATTTTGTCGGAATTTTGGAATTGGTTTAAATTTGTCCACAAAAAAGCGTActtctcttttttcaaaacaCACTAGACTAAGAAAAATTGATTCTCTCTCGTTACACGGAAATCAAACCCAATAACATTTTTTCAAGCACTTAGGCCTCTCCCAATGCTTGTCTCTTACCCCGTCATCTTAGACATTTTACTGACATGTCACCATCTTAATGATAAAACTGTCTCTTATGCTAGCGATCGTCTCTTCACgcaaaaaaacacaaagtCATTAATTTTCTCTCACAAAGCTATTTAATAAATGATACTTTAGATACAAAAATAAGAGACAATGCATTGAGGATATtgtttcttagcatttattgtGGGCTAAGAGACAACACGTAATAGACGATGCATTGGAGAGGCGTTAGTTCATTGGAGGTGGGAGAATTAAAAATGAGAGAGATGGTGGTTGGCACCTTCACCATGCATTTTCTATCTAAtttcttattattattttttaaattaaaaTTGAGATAGAGATTAGGgtttagatttttattttggcaGTGTACAATTGATATGAGATCTTTGATGGTTTCACATTTATCAagttttaaatttcaaattgtAAAACTAGGGTGTGACGAAGTTCGTGCGTCATGGGCAGGGACAGAGACAAGAGGTGGCACAGGGGGGCAAAACACCCTAAGAAATTTGATTTTACTTAATACTATGTACTACTCAGCTCATTAAAATCCCTTTAAAATAGCCAGCTCACTAATCCTGCCCTGCCCCGCCCCCCCTAAGCCTAAATCGCCCCCCTCATGTTGAATTTCTGGCTCCGTCCCTGGTCGTGGGTATAGGTTCACTTTCCTTTAAATCGAGTTTTGAAGTTCCATTCTTGATCGCGAGCCACATGGACATACTATCCTTCCTTTATAAAATAAAGCCAGCTGATCATGTGCATCCTAGAAATCCCCTCCACCACCCCTCTCTCTATACCTTCCTAATTACGAGTTTTGATAAAGATGTTCCTTATATTCAAGGAGTGGGAAGAGGttgcatgaaaaaaaaggaattcaCATGCGGCCTCCTTGTGTCATCAACACGCTTTCTCGATGTCCTTTGCCCTATAAAAACCGCCAACAAGGTCCAACCACCAACCAAACCCTtctccccccgccgccgccccctccttCCGGTTCTTCTCACTCGATCTCCATCTCCTATATGTTGCTTCCTCTATGCTCACATTTCTCACCGTCGCCTGAAGATCTAAATAACACTCCTGCTCAAACCCTCGTCTTACCGTGCCTCCGGCAACTACACCATGCACCCTTTGATCCAATCTCATAGTGCCAGGCTTCTGATGCGAGGATGCGCATCACGGTCTCGGATTTCTTATTCATGGACATCCACAACTGTACCTATCAATCTAACCATCCATCTCTGATTCTGACAACTCTTATTTTGATCCTTGGAATCTTTTCGGCATGTCGAGCCTCCGACACCGGCCACCAGGAATCGCAACAAGGGTAAAAGGTATGGCATCGCGTTCTCCATTTGGTACTGAACTCGAAGGATGTGATCTTCACATGAAAGCGACGAATCTTGAAGTTCCATCGTTAGACTAACCTTATGATTTTTGTTGCTTCTTGTTTTTCTCATCTGCCGGAATCCTAATGATATATATCAAAATGTTTTCCTTCTGAAAATTGTTGTGAACAACTGACCGTATGTATACAAGTATACAAAAGTAGGTCATCGGTCGGTTGATAATTGTCGCGATTCCGTTTCCTAGAtcatcaaattcaaattttttaCTTCCCAAACCATGAACATGCATGCTACGCAAGTACTACCTATAGAGAATCCGACTCGAGTTCAAATCAAGCGTGCATCAACCCGTCGTGCAGCTCTTAACACACGTTGTTGGTCTTCCCGTGACAGGGAGCCAACGGAAGGAACCGACCGGTTGCCAACCCCCACAGCCTGCAGGTAGAATTGCAAATTCGTAATGGGagcaaaggaagaaagaaaaacgacCAGGATTCAAAAGGAGGAAAGAAAGGATCTTCAATACTTGCCCCGTCTGCGTTTGGGCCGCGACCCGTCAGGGCCCATGGCGACGGACGGCCCGCCGGATGCACCCTGGCAcgcctcttcctcttgatTTCTTGCCGTGTTCCCTTTCCAGTTCTAACTTAAAGCTCCGACCCCGGTCGTGGGCATAGGTTCACTTCCCTCTAAATCAAGTTTTGAAGTTCCATTCTTGATCGCGATCCACATGGACATACTATCCTTCCTTTATTAAATAAAGCCAGCTGATGTGCATCCTATAAATCCCCTCCACCACCCCTCTCTCTATACCTTCCTAATTACGAGTTTTGATAAAAATGTTCCTTATATTCAAAGAGTGGGAAGAGGCtgcgagaaaaaaaaaaaggaattcacatgcggcctcctcgtgtCATCAACACGCTTTCTCGATGTCCTTTGCCCTATAAAAACCGCCAACAAGGTCCACCCACCAACCAAACCCTTctccccccgccgccaccccctccTTCCAATCCTCCTCACTCGATCTCCATCGCCTATATGCTGCTCCCCCTATGCTCACATTTCTCACCATCGCCTGAAGATCTAAATAACACTCATGCTCAAACCCTCGTCTTTACCGTGCCTCCGGCAACTACACCATGCATCCTCTGATCCATCCTCGTAATGCCAGGCTTCTGATGCGTAGGGTACGCGTCACGGTGTCAAATTTCTTATCCATGGGCATCCACAACCGTACATGTCAATCTACCCATCCATATCTGATTTTGACAACTCTTATTCCGATGCATGGAATCTTTCCGGCATGTCGAGTCTCCAGGAATTGCAATAAGGGTAAAAGGTATGGCATCGCGTTCTCCATTTGGTAGTGAACTCGAAGGATGCGATCTTCACATGAAAGCGACGAATCTTGAAGTTCCATCGTTAGATTAatcttgtgatttttttttgcttcttgtTTTTCACATCTACCGGAATCCTAATGATATATGTCAAaatgtttttcttctgaaaattgtTGTGAACAATTGACTGTATACATACAAGTATACATCAGCAGGTCATGGACGGTTGATAATTGTCGAAATTTCGTTTCCTAGATCATCAAATTCCAAAATTCCACTTCCCAAACCATGAACATGGATGCTACCCGTCGTGCAGCCTTAACACACGTTGTTGGTCTTCCCGTGACAGGGAGCCAATGGAAGGAACCGACCGGTAGCCAGGCCCCACAGGCCACAGCCTGCAGGCAGAATTGCAAATTCGTAATGGGagcaaaggaagaaagaaaaacgacCAGGAttcaaaaggagaaaagaaaaacgtcCATCCACTGCTTCAACACTTGCCCCGTCTGTGTTTGGGCTGCGACCCGTCAGTCAGGGCCCATGGCCCACGTCCCCGTCCTCGCACGCCACGCTTCCTCTCTCTCGATTTCTTCCCGCGTTCCCTATCCAGTTCTAGCTTAAAGCTCCGACTCCCCCCGCCTACAAAAACCCCCAAGTCCCCAACCTGCAGCAGGGCAGAGGCAAAGCAAGCAACGCAGCACAGAGCCGCCACAGATCCCCAAGCAAACCCTAGCGGGCGAGCAGAGATCGTGCTTGCAGCGATGGAGGCGgttgccggcggcgccggagatgTGGTGCGGGTGGAGGCCCCAGTGAAGATGCCGGCAGAGCACCTGGTGAGGCCGGTGCTTCCGCAGGGGGGGCAGGAGGTGAGGACATGGGATagattttgtttctctttttttttttttggtaggAGGGGAGCCATCTTTCACCATCCTCTTTAATCGAACGTTGCTGCTATCTCTTGGATTGGATGATAGTCTTTTTCTGTGTACATGATTCAAGTACTGGATTGTTACTTCCTGAATGTACCAATAGTAATGTATGATTTTATTCTGCTTCGACTTAAGTAACTACTTGGTTTATCAGGCACCAAATGTTGACCATGTAGTAGCGGGGAAGATTGATTTGGAAGGTCAAAACATGGGTGTGTCAGAAAAGTCAGGTTGGGACAATCCTAGCCAAGGCAGCGTATTTTTCCCATCATTTGTTATTGGTCCCCCAAAATCCTAATCTTTGTATTTCAAATTTCATTTGCAGGAGGCATCATGGGGAACACAAATGATGAGATGTATGATTCACTACGATTAATTCAGGAAGAACGGGATGATCTTGTatgttgtcttttcttttatttttataacaCAATGGTGCTTGTTTCCTACTTCTTGTTCTGCTTGGTAAGCTGATTTGGACTCATCCAATTCTCTCTTTGTTTCAGCTTTTCAAGCAACAGATACTTGAAGAATTTACTGCTGAATGTGATATGGCCATTCAGAAAATCTTGATTGGtattcttcctttttcccGCATTTAAACATGGTTAAAATTTACAATCACAAACTGTACAATCATTAAGGTTAAGTTTTGCGGAAAACACGGTGGGCATGTTTCGTTTGCAGGCatgcatttatttttctgaaactGTGGCATCCCACGGTTTTCATGGTGGACTACTGGTCCGCCATAGAGTGACGAACAAACTGTCCGTTGGAAGTTTTACTAAATTTTGCAAGAAGTTGTTTCTGTATTAGTTTTCTACATTTGTAGTACTCAGCTTGCCTGCCTTATGCAGAAGGGAAGATGACACCAGATGTGATATCAATAATAGACAAATATAAGAATATGTTGGAACTTGCCAATTCATCTTTCTCTGGATACGGCGATCAAATCTTGACCACAGAGAGGTTGAGAATAAGAATAAGGGTGGCACTCCCCCTGAACAGTAGATGCCAAGTAAGAAACCTCGAGCTAATTGATGTTTTAGAACTTTAAATGGCATGTGCCTTTGACACTAATCAATGCAGGAGCTAGATGAGATCTGCCGGGACAACAACTGGATACTCCCTAGATATGTGGTGCTACCTTCAGTAGAAGATGGTGAGTGAAAATGTTTACTTTTATCTCTTATATTTTCTGCGTAGACAAGCATTGGGTCGTTGGGTCATATATGCATAAATTTAGATGTGCTGTGTTGAAGTGTAAGTATCATTTAACGTCAGGGTCTGATCAATGGTTACCACAGGCATTTACCCTTGTAGGCATTGCTGCAGATCGTCACTAGCCATGACAATCACTTGTCAAGAATTGAATCGATCTCCAGCTAGCAATAACCAGAACTGCTTCTTGAATGACCATCGTCTTCTCTCTTTATGGTTCTTACTCATTGTTTCGAACACTTTTTGATTGATTCTTGTCTTTTTCAGGAATGTTCCAGGCCAGTGTACGTATGGTGGGCCTGGATTTTGACATGAGAATTGACGGTGATCGTTGTATGACCCCACGTGAAGCGAGGGGCTCTGCGGCTGCCTATATGATACATGAGATTCAAAAGAAAGGcggaagaagagaagacagaggaagagaaggcagGATATGCAAAGTTGCCTAATTAAACTCCTTAAATTGTGAACCGGCAGGTGGCTGAGAAAAACTGTGGTAGCCTCGTCAGTACAACTTTGGACCAAACTTCCTGAGACAAATAATTGTCTTGTTGCCTTTTCTATCTTCTATTAAACCTGGCAAAGGTTACTCCTCGTGGACAATAGTCGTCTTGGTCTACATATATAGTGTTTGTCAGTCGGAAAGGTAGATGGTGGTGATTGGTGGGTTACAAGAAGTTGTGAACCATGTGTCTTGAATTTTGAATCAGTTGTGTTGAACCGCAGAACAGTTGGATGTATGTTATCTGGTTTTGAAAGATAGACAAAACTTCCCTAGCTTCGATCATAGGCGAATCCACATTCTGAACTAGATGTATTCTTCTCATATTCATATCATTGCCAGATATTCAAAAATTGTACTTGTTCTGAAGAGTTGTGGAAAAATTACCACATATTCAAAATGGTACTCATACTGATTTGTACTCCTTCTCGTAGGCAAAATTATACCGAATCCAATTCTGCGTACCTCAATGCTGTCCTCCACGCTTCGCTCTAAAAGTACACGCACCGATTCTGCCTACCTCACATGCACGCCCTGCCAAAACAAGCGCTCCATCTAGAGCGGAGGTCGCTCAGGTAAATCTTCAATTTATCCTATACCTCACTTTGAAAGTAGAAACCCTAATATTTGGAACAAGGGGAATTAATTTCGAAGGAATAAGATGATGCTGAATATCTATTTTTCTGTATAAACATTTCAGGAATAATGTGGCCATGTAGAATGCTGTTGGAGAAAATATGATTCTATATACACGTTGGGGTTTGAGGAAACTTTCTATATGCCTGGGAGTACGGTTTGATCACCACAAAGCTTAGGTGGTTGGAGTCCTGGAACGGGACCTACTACATTTCAAAAACCGGAAGAATTCATCCAGCACCATCTCCCCACCATTTACTGGGTCAAAGCTGCACCTGTAGAAACTAAACACGCcatacaaaaaaagaagaaaaaagacagatgagattagaaaaaaaaaactcatgtaTGCAAACGCAAGATATGGTACAATATATCAGTGAAGAATGAGTCATATCAACAAAATTAGTATGACTTGGTTATTTAAATTGATCAGTGAAGATTCTGATCAAAGTGCCTTTGAC
The Brachypodium distachyon strain Bd21 chromosome 2, Brachypodium_distachyon_v3.0, whole genome shotgun sequence genome window above contains:
- the LOC104582738 gene encoding uncharacterized protein LOC104582738; the encoded protein is MEAVAGGAGDVVRVEAPVKMPAEHLVRPVLPQGGQEAPNVDHVVAGKIDLEGQNMGVSEKSGGIMGNTNDEMYDSLRLIQEERDDLLFKQQILEEFTAECDMAIQKILIEGKMTPDVISIIDKYKNMLELANSSFSGYGDQILTTERLRIRIRVALPLNSRCQELDEICRDNNWILPRYVVLPSVEDGMFQASVRMVGLDFDMRIDGDRCMTPREARGSAAAYMIHEIQKKGGRREDRGREGRICKVA